GCACCGTCCACTCCGGCGGCGCGAACGTCACCACCCCGTACTCCTCCAGCAGCGCGGGCAGGTACGCGCGCACCCACGACCACCGCAGCGTCGCCAGCTGCGCGCGGATGCCGTCACCCGGCGGCAGCGGCTCGCCCCCCGCCTGCCGGGCGCACTCCGCACGGGCCAGCCACGAGAGGGTCCCCGCATGCTGCGAGTAACTGTCCGCGCGGCTCAGGGCCTCCTGGGCGCGCGGCAGATCCCCCGCGTGCAGGTACGCCAGCGCCAGGTGATTGAGGATCGCGTGCCGACCCGAGTCCAGCACCCGGTGCAGAGCGGCCGCCTCCTGCGCCATCAGAACGGCTTCGAACGTCTGCCCCATGAGGGCCAGGGCCTTCGATCCCGTGACCAGCGTTGAGGCCAGCCGATCGGGAGCAGAGATGTGTTCACGGGCTGAGCTCGCTGTCTGGATGGCGACGGGATACTGAGTCAGGTTCAGGGTCAGCAGTGCCCGCTGCAGGAACAGTTCTGAGGCGAGCAGGCCGTCCTGAGCGATTGCTTCCGCCTTTCGCAGGGCAGTCAGCGCTGCGCCCGGTTGACTGGTATCGAGAGCGATAGATACGAGTGACCGGTAAATGTAAGTGGAGGACGTCGGGTCGTGCCGCAGGTCACCCAGCGCTCGCGTCAGTTCGGTGGTCGCCTCGCCCACTTCCTGATGGTGTTGCAGGTCGAAGGCGAACTGAACGCGGGCCATCCCCCGGTAGTGGGGAAGCGCCTGAGCAATCTGCTGCTGGTACAGGTCCTTCCAGTGGGGGTGATCGAGCATGGCGGCTGCGCCCGCCAGCTGCGTGAGGGTCAGCGAACGGGTGGGGCCATCGGGTGCCTGCAGGACGCTGAACCGCGCGATGCTCAGGGCTAGTTCGCTGCGCCGGTGTATCAGGTGAAGGTGCGCCCGGAACGGCAGAAGCTGCCCGGAGGGTCTGACATCCAGCAGGTGGTCAAGGTCCTGGTGTCGTGCGCCCCGGAAGTACAGCCAGGCCAGGGCGAGGCCGCCCAGCTCGCTGCTGATCCAGTCCTGTGGCACCTCCGGCAGGGCCGCGATGATCGGGAGAACGTCTGCCGCTCTGTGGGCGTGCTGTGCCGCCTGGATCAGGTGATACAGCGTTCCCTCTGCGTCGTCACGGAGCAGCAGTTGACGGAGCGGGATGAGGGCATCGGGCACAGCGAGAGCTTAGCGGCTTGGTCTCACGTCCGGGGCCGCTCGTCGTCACCTGCCAGGAATGGCGAGTTCGGCACAGGTGCGGTGTCACTGAACAGGTGGAAGATCCAGATCAAAAAATACGCTGAAAACATAACGATGCTCCAGCCGCGGCCTGTCCGGTGTCCGTGGGGTGCCGGATGGTCTGGGCCGACTGAGGGTGGTGGAGGTGGCGCGGCCAGCGAAGCGGGAGGTCACCCGTTTTGGGCCGCCAGTGGGTGTGGAACGCCGTTCACCTCAGGCGTGGCTGGGGTGAAGGGTTCGGATGGAGCGTGGATTGAATCGGGAGTTCAGGTTCGGTCAGGGGTGCCCTGACGACTATGTAAATTATAGAACAATGTCACATATTTCGCAAATAGCAGAATGGGCGTAGGGGGCAATGCGCCACCTCACCCAGGAACGGCACGCCAGATCACCGACACCACCCCAGCCCCTCAGCAGGCCACAACCCCTACGGACATAAGAAAAAAGGCGGCCCACGCCGCCTCACTTCGCTCAGCCCGCGCTCATACGGATTCCGTTTGTTTCGTTGACAATCCGGAACTTCACCGGATTGCCAGCTCCACGTCCGGAACCCGTTTCTCTCCTCCTCGCTCCGCTCGGGTTGAAAGGTTTTGCAAACCTTTCAACCCGAGTCCGTATCAGATCACGCGCCGCTCCGGCAACGTCACGCCCCGACTCAGGCGCGCCTCCAGCCCGCGCACCACCCGCGACAGCACGAACGTCAGCCCGAAGTACACCAGCGCCAGCACCGCGTACACCTCGAACTGCCGGTACGTGGCGTTCGTGATGTACCTCCCCTGACTGAACAGCTCCTGCAGCGTCACCGCGCTCGCCAGACTGCTGCCCAGGATCAGGCTGATGAACTCGTTCCCCAGCGCGGGCAGCGCCACCCGCCACGCCTGCGGCAACACCACGAACCGCAGCGCCTGCCCCCGGCTGAGACCCAGACTCCGCGCCGCCTCCGCCTGCCCCGCCGGAACACTGCTGATCCCACCGCGCACGATCTCACTCGTGTACGCCGCCGAGTACAACCCCAGTGCCAGCACCGCCGCTGGAAAATCCGGCAGGGTCACACCCAGCGTCGGCAGGCCGTAGTACACCACCGACAGCAGCACGATCAGCGGAATGCCCCGCACCACCGTCACGTACGCGTCCCCCAGCCGTCCCAGCACCGGCACGCGCAGCACCCGCGCGGCCCCCAGCGCCGTGCCCACCAGCACCGACACCAGCAGCGCACACACGCTGACCGCCAGCGTCAGGCCCAGACCCGACAGCAGCAGCCGCGGGTACTCCCCGGACAGCACCGTCCGGAACCCCTCCAGAACCTCGGTCACTGGCGGCCCCCACCGGGCACGCGACCTCTGAACACCCTCACGCGGACACCATCACCGCCACACCATAGGACAGAACCCGCCCCGCCCGCGTCCCCCCTTCACGAAACGTGCACCCTGACTCCATCCCCACCACACGACCCGGTACGCTGAACGGCAGAAGCCCGGGGCGGCCCCGACCACCCCCACGCCCGCCCCACGGAAGGTGATCCACCCATGCGCGCCTGGCTGTACCTCCTGACCGCGATTGCCCTGGAGGTCAGCGGCACCCTCAGCCTGAAACACCTGCACGACCAGCCGCTGACGCACACGCTACTCACGTACGCCCAGCTGACCGGCGCGTTCTACCTGCTCTCCCGCGCGTTCCGGCAGATCCCGGTCGCCGTGGCCTTCGCCACCTGGGAAGCGCTGGGCCTCCTGAGCCTCACCGTCCTGGGCGCCACCCTGCTGGGCGAACACCTGCCCCCCACGCACCTGCTCGCACTGGGCGGCCTGCTGCTCGGCAGCGCCCTCCTGAGCCGAGGCACCCGGCACCCCACCACCGGGCAGCCCACCACGGACGCACAGCCCACGGCAGACGCGCAGACCACGGCAGCCCAACCGGCCCACCCCGCACCCACCGGCGGGCAGCCCGCATGACGGCCACCACCGCCCTCCTGATCCTCGGGGCCGCCCTGCTGGACGTCCTGGCGAACCTCCTCCTGAAACGCAGCGACGGCCTCGCCCGGCCCGCTTCCTTCGTGGGTGCCGTCCTGACCGTCCTGGCCGCCTTCAGCCTGATCGGCCTCGCCGCGCGGGACCTGCCGGTCGCCGTCGCCTACGCCCTCTGGGGCGGCCTGGGTATCGTCACGACCGCCCTGCTCAGCAGGCGCATCGACGGCGCCCGCCTGACCCCCACCGGCTGGGCAGGCCTCGCCCTGATCCTCGGCAGCCTCGCTGTCCTCAGCCTCACCCCGTAACACCACCCAACACAGCAGGGGCCGGAGGTCCGGTGGACACCCCACCTCCCCTCCGGCCCCCGCTGACGCCGTTACTTCTGCACGATCCACCTGTTCAGCAGCTTCTGGTACTCCCCGCTGGCTTTCAGGCGCGCCAGCGTCTTATTTGCCGCCGCCGCGAGATCACTACCCTTCCTGAACACCATGCCGTAATCCTCGGCCGCCAGGTCCTTCCCGGCCTGCTCGAACTGCCCCGGCAGGCGCTTTTTCAGGTCATCCACCGTCGGCGCGTCGCCCACCAGCGCCGCGATCCGCCCGGCCCGCACGTCCGCCAGTCCCGCCGCGAAATCGTCATACACCTTCAACGTCGCGCCCTTCGGTTTCAGCAGGTCGTTCGCCACGAACTGCCCCGTCGTGTTCCCCTGCACGCCGATCACCTTCCCCTTCACGCTCGCGGGCCACGCGAACTTCCCGGGATTCCCGGCCCGCACGATGAACACCTGCGCCGACCGGAAGTAAGGCTGGCTGAACGACACCACCTTCGCCCGCTCCGGCGTGATCGTGATGCCACTCATGGCCATGTCCACCCGGCCCGACGTGACCGCCTGCGGCATCAGCGCCCCGAACCCCACCGCGCGGATCTCCAGCCGCACGCCCAGGTCCTTCGCCACCGCCCGCGCGATATCGATATCGAAGCCCTGAATCTGCCCGTCCGGGCCCTTGAACTCGAACGGCGCGAACGTCGGGTCCGTGCCCAGCACCAGCACGCCCTTCTTCTTCACCTCGGCCACCGTCGCCGCCTGCGACACGCTCACCAGGGCCGAACCGAGGACCGCCGCAATCATCACGAAACGCTTCACCCCACCAGCATAGAACCCCGCGCGGCGCGCCGTACCCTGCCTGCATGGAATGGCCCGCCCCCACCGACTTCGTCCACGGCGACCCCCTCCCCCCACCACAGGCGTGGACGCGGCCCGGCCTCGTCATGACCTTCAACCTTGAATGCCCCGGCTGCGTCTCACGCGGCATCCCGTTCCTGAAACGCCTGCACGCCGAGTTCGGCGACGCCGTTCACCTCCTCGCCGTGCACACCAGCCACGGCCACCGAACACTCCCCAGAGAGGACGTGGAACCCACCCTGAAAAAATTCGCGCAGGACTACGCGAAACTCCCGTTCCCCGTCGCCCTCGACCTCACCGGCACCCTCGCCCGCGACTGGCACACCGAAGGCACCCCCCACTGGCTCGCCTTCGCGCCCGGCGGAGACCTCATCCGCAGCGTGTACGGCAGCCAGGACAACGCCCAGACCAGACTCCAGTACCTCCTGGAAGAATGGACCGGGCGCGGCGCAGAGGATCAGACCTAACGGGCGTCGGACGTCGCCTGGGCGGGCACGAAGATGCCGGACTGCAGGTCGTTCAGGGGAATGTTACTCAGGCGCACCAGCAGGGCTGTCTGGTGACCATTGACAGGGTCTGGTCCGAGCTGGGCGGGGTCCGTCACGAAGCGCAGGCGGGAGGCACTGGAAGACAGAGTGATCGCCCGGTCTGTCGCGACGGGCTGCACACTGAACGTGTAGTTGCTTCCGGCCCCGCGGCGCACCAGCATCACCACTTCACCGGCTGGCAGCGTGGTCAGTACACGGTGCTGGTGGGGACCGGTTTCCTGCCCGCTGCTTCGCAGGGTGAATTCGGTGGCGCCGGATGGGGGGGATAGAAGACTGCTCAGCAGTTCCAGGCTCAGGCCGCCATAGAACGCCGTCCCGATGGTCTGTGTGCGCTGTCCGAAGGTCAGACGCTGACCTCCGAACTGGATGGTGGGCTGCGCGAACCCGCTGAGGTGAGCGTCTGGGTAGACGGCCATGATTTCACTGGCGACGGCGGCGGCCAGGAAGTAGCGTTCGTTCTGCGCGGTGAAACTGCTGGGCAGCTTGAATTGACTGGCGGGTAGCTTGACCCGCACGCCGCTGCCGTCCAGTTGGGTGACCTGCCCTCCGGCAGCGGTGACGGCGCTGCGCAGGGACGAGAATGACAGGTAAGCGCCGGGGACAGTGGGGCCGGTGTAGGTGAAGCAGGTCACGCCGTCCCGTGCGCTGACAATGCTGACATGTTCGGGAACAGTGCCTCGCACGCAGGTGGGTTTCACGGGTCGTTCAGTCTGTACGGGGAGAATCAGCGATTGGCTGCCCCCTGCCAGGGCGTACAGTCCGGCGCTGATGCCGAGGGCGAGGGTTGCGGCGGTCAGGATGAGTTTTGGCATGGTGTACACCTGTGCCATGCCCAGGGTCACGCGGGTGGGTGGCCCGAGTTCACGGATGGCCTGGGCGGTGGCCTGAGTGGGGGTGAGGCCGCTGAGGATCAGGTGGTCGGCGCGTGTCAGGATGTGTTCTTCGAGTTCGTCCCAGAGTTCCTGGCGGCGCGCTTCTGGGAGGCCCCAGGTGGCGCGGGTCAGGTACGCGGTCAGGGCGCGGGGGGTGGTGTGGGCGGCGGTGGTCACGCGCCGGTCCCGCCGAGCTGGTTCACGGCGCCGGTGAAGGCGGCGAATTCCTGCCGTTTGGCGTTCAGGGTGTCGCGGCCCCGGTCGGTGATGGCGTAGTACTTGCGGGGTTTGCCGTTGCGGCCCGTTTCGCCGTGCTGCGCGGCGAGCAGTCCTTCGGCTTCCAGGCGGTGCAGGGCGGGGTAGAGGCTGCCTTCCTTGAAGTCGAAGTACCCGCCGGTGCGGTCGCGGGCGGCCTGGATGATCGCGAAGCCGTACAGGGGTTGCTGTTCGAGGAGGGTCAGGAGGATCAGGTCGAGGTTGCCGCGCAGCAGGTCTGGGTTCATGGGTGCTCCGGGGTGGGGCGTCGGCCGCGTGGCGTCCCGCGTGGTTGCGGCCCCTGCATAGCTATGTCTGCCTACATAGTCTGTCTTGGTTAGCTGGTTGTCAAGCTCAGTCTGCCTATGTAGTCTGGCCACAGGAAAGCCCCAGCACCGGGGTCGGTGAGCTAGGGCCAGGAGCGAATCGAGGGTCAGGGCGTCTGCTGGTCGACGTTCAGGGTGCTGGTGTCGGTGTCCTCGCTGACGACGTCGGGGGCCGTTTCGGTGTAGGTGCCGTCCTGCTCGGCGGCCGCTTCGGCGTCGCCGCGGTCCACGTAGCTGAACGTCTTGCCGTTCAGGCTGGTCACGGTGATGGTGTAGTCGCTCAGGCGTTCCGGGTCCAGGGTGATGACGCTGCTCTTGATCGTGTCGCCCATCTCCTGGCTGAGCGAGTAGTCGCCCAGCAGCGGGGACGTGCAGGGCTGGCCGTTCAGTCCGGCGGGCAGCTGCTGGGGCGTGGCGGTGGCGCGGGCGCGTTCCAGTGCCTGGATGCACTGCGTGCGGAAGTACAGGGCGTTGTCGATCTTCAGTTGCTCGGCGCGGTCGGCGTTGTGTTTCTCGAACATGCCGCTGCAGGAGGCCAGCGCGGCGGGCAGGGCCAGGATCAGCAGGAGGGGAAGGCGCATGACCCGAGTGTAGAGGCCAGGGAAACAGCCGGAGACCGCAGGTGCGGTGGATAGGCCAGAGGGCCTACAGCGCGGAAGACCCCCGGCGCCGCGTGGGGCTCGGGGGTCTTCTCGGACGGGGCGGGGTTCAGTCGATGCTGATGCGCCAGCGCCATTCGCTCGCGCGTTTCATGACGTGCGCGATGCCGCCGGTGATGGCGAGCTTCTGGTTCCAGGGGAGTTTCATCCAGCCGACGGCCATCAGGCCGCCCAGGCTGACGAACTCGCCCAGGGTGGTGGGTTCGTACGCTTCGGGTTCCTCGCCGCGCACGAGACGCATGATGTTCTTCCCGGTCAGGCGGCCCTGCTGCCCGGCGTGCTGGGCGGTGGTGGGCACGGGTTTGCCTTCCTGGTTCAGCGCGAGGCCCATGTCGCCGATCACGAACACTTCGGGGTAGCCCTTGGCGCGCAGTTTGTCGTCCACGGCGATGCGGCCGCCGGGGCCTTTTTCCAGTTTGCTGCCGCTGACGATGTCGCGCGCCTGGATGCCGCCGGTCCAGATGATCTTCCCGGCGCTGATGGTCTTCTGCTGGCCGTCGGCGGTCTGCACGGTGACGGTGTCGGCGGTGGCCTGCGTGATGCGGTGCCCGACGAGGATGTGAATGCCGTATTCCTCGAGGGTCTTCTGGGCCTTGGCGCGCAGGGCGTCGTCCAGGATCGGGAGGATCTTGGGTCCGGCTTCCACGAGGTAGATGTTGAAGGGGGGCAGGCCGCGTTCCTTGGTCAGGAGCTGGGCGCGCTGGGCGAGTTCGGTGACGAGTTCCACGCCGGTGAGGCCCGCGCCGCCCACGACGATGTCGCGGTTGCCCTGGTACTCGGTGGTGTAGGCGCGGTTGACGAAGTTGAAGATCTCGTCGGCGTCGCTGAGCTGCTTGAGTTCAGAGGCGTTCTCGGCCAGGCCGGGGATGCGGTAGAAGTTCGTGACGCTGCCCAGGCCGACGACCAGGGTGTCGTACGTGAGGACGCGGCCGTCCTTGAGTTTGACTTCCTTGTCGTCCAGGTTGACGGCTTCGACCTGCGCCTGTTCGAGGTTCACGCCGGTGCCGCGCAGCAGGGGCGCCAGGGGCAGGGTGACGGGGGTGTTGTGGGCCGCCGCTTCGTGGAGGCGGGTTTCGAAGGTGTGGTAGGCGTTCTGCTCCACCATCAGGGCTTCGAGGCCCGGGGCGGGCTTCATTTTGGTGGCGACAGCAAGGCCGGAGTAACCAGCACCAAGGATGAGGGTCTTCATTTCTCTTTCTCCTGTGAACGAATTCACGAGTCGGCTGGGAGGGCTCCCACCGGCACGCAAACACCGCTGGGGGTCGGGGACCTCCACACGGCAACAGTGTACATGTTACACCAAATACACCTGAACGCGCCCACACAGTGCCGTCTCATCTAGCGAGACCGTTCATCTCCGCCCGGTCAGGGAACCGGGACGTCAGCCCGCCCCCCTCACCCACGGCCCCCCGCGATCCGCGCCGCGTCCGGCGACCCGCGCAG
This region of Deinococcus sp. JMULE3 genomic DNA includes:
- a CDS encoding tetratricopeptide repeat protein is translated as MPDALIPLRQLLLRDDAEGTLYHLIQAAQHAHRAADVLPIIAALPEVPQDWISSELGGLALAWLYFRGARHQDLDHLLDVRPSGQLLPFRAHLHLIHRRSELALSIARFSVLQAPDGPTRSLTLTQLAGAAAMLDHPHWKDLYQQQIAQALPHYRGMARVQFAFDLQHHQEVGEATTELTRALGDLRHDPTSSTYIYRSLVSIALDTSQPGAALTALRKAEAIAQDGLLASELFLQRALLTLNLTQYPVAIQTASSAREHISAPDRLASTLVTGSKALALMGQTFEAVLMAQEAAALHRVLDSGRHAILNHLALAYLHAGDLPRAQEALSRADSYSQHAGTLSWLARAECARQAGGEPLPPGDGIRAQLATLRWSWVRAYLPALLEEYGVVTFAPPEWTVRVSLAGPVRVWMSGDELPLRSTRPEAGLLALLVTAGGQVSRERALDALDLPGKTPTARRKALSAAVAALRELLGWPGALTVDGGVLRLSDAPRWEEPSMPGRGRDDFFCEGRFDPWVLEWREERALAGMPD
- a CDS encoding amino acid ABC transporter permease — its product is MTEVLEGFRTVLSGEYPRLLLSGLGLTLAVSVCALLVSVLVGTALGAARVLRVPVLGRLGDAYVTVVRGIPLIVLLSVVYYGLPTLGVTLPDFPAAVLALGLYSAAYTSEIVRGGISSVPAGQAEAARSLGLSRGQALRFVVLPQAWRVALPALGNEFISLILGSSLASAVTLQELFSQGRYITNATYRQFEVYAVLALVYFGLTFVLSRVVRGLEARLSRGVTLPERRVI
- a CDS encoding multidrug efflux SMR transporter, translating into MRAWLYLLTAIALEVSGTLSLKHLHDQPLTHTLLTYAQLTGAFYLLSRAFRQIPVAVAFATWEALGLLSLTVLGATLLGEHLPPTHLLALGGLLLGSALLSRGTRHPTTGQPTTDAQPTADAQTTAAQPAHPAPTGGQPA
- a CDS encoding multidrug efflux SMR transporter, which produces MTATTALLILGAALLDVLANLLLKRSDGLARPASFVGAVLTVLAAFSLIGLAARDLPVAVAYALWGGLGIVTTALLSRRIDGARLTPTGWAGLALILGSLAVLSLTP
- a CDS encoding ABC transporter substrate-binding protein, producing the protein MKRFVMIAAVLGSALVSVSQAATVAEVKKKGVLVLGTDPTFAPFEFKGPDGQIQGFDIDIARAVAKDLGVRLEIRAVGFGALMPQAVTSGRVDMAMSGITITPERAKVVSFSQPYFRSAQVFIVRAGNPGKFAWPASVKGKVIGVQGNTTGQFVANDLLKPKGATLKVYDDFAAGLADVRAGRIAALVGDAPTVDDLKKRLPGQFEQAGKDLAAEDYGMVFRKGSDLAAAANKTLARLKASGEYQKLLNRWIVQK
- a CDS encoding TlpA family protein disulfide reductase, which gives rise to MEWPAPTDFVHGDPLPPPQAWTRPGLVMTFNLECPGCVSRGIPFLKRLHAEFGDAVHLLAVHTSHGHRTLPREDVEPTLKKFAQDYAKLPFPVALDLTGTLARDWHTEGTPHWLAFAPGGDLIRSVYGSQDNAQTRLQYLLEEWTGRGAEDQT
- a CDS encoding permease prefix domain 1-containing protein, whose protein sequence is MTTAAHTTPRALTAYLTRATWGLPEARRQELWDELEEHILTRADHLILSGLTPTQATAQAIRELGPPTRVTLGMAQVYTMPKLILTAATLALGISAGLYALAGGSQSLILPVQTERPVKPTCVRGTVPEHVSIVSARDGVTCFTYTGPTVPGAYLSFSSLRSAVTAAGGQVTQLDGSGVRVKLPASQFKLPSSFTAQNERYFLAAAVASEIMAVYPDAHLSGFAQPTIQFGGQRLTFGQRTQTIGTAFYGGLSLELLSSLLSPPSGATEFTLRSSGQETGPHQHRVLTTLPAGEVVMLVRRGAGSNYTFSVQPVATDRAITLSSSASRLRFVTDPAQLGPDPVNGHQTALLVRLSNIPLNDLQSGIFVPAQATSDAR
- a CDS encoding PadR family transcriptional regulator; translated protein: MNPDLLRGNLDLILLTLLEQQPLYGFAIIQAARDRTGGYFDFKEGSLYPALHRLEAEGLLAAQHGETGRNGKPRKYYAITDRGRDTLNAKRQEFAAFTGAVNQLGGTGA
- a CDS encoding NAD(P)/FAD-dependent oxidoreductase produces the protein MKTLILGAGYSGLAVATKMKPAPGLEALMVEQNAYHTFETRLHEAAAHNTPVTLPLAPLLRGTGVNLEQAQVEAVNLDDKEVKLKDGRVLTYDTLVVGLGSVTNFYRIPGLAENASELKQLSDADEIFNFVNRAYTTEYQGNRDIVVGGAGLTGVELVTELAQRAQLLTKERGLPPFNIYLVEAGPKILPILDDALRAKAQKTLEEYGIHILVGHRITQATADTVTVQTADGQQKTISAGKIIWTGGIQARDIVSGSKLEKGPGGRIAVDDKLRAKGYPEVFVIGDMGLALNQEGKPVPTTAQHAGQQGRLTGKNIMRLVRGEEPEAYEPTTLGEFVSLGGLMAVGWMKLPWNQKLAITGGIAHVMKRASEWRWRISID